In Numidum massiliense, a single genomic region encodes these proteins:
- the trhA gene encoding PAQR family membrane homeostasis protein TrhA, which produces MATTHTYTRREEVANAITHGIGGLLSLAGLILLIVFASLKGTAVHIVSFTVYGVSMLLLYTASTLVHSFPEGKAKDILEIMDHSSIYIFIAGTYTPIVLTVLDGTLGWTLFGIVWGIALFGVVFKLFFTKKFLFTSTLIYIAMGWIIVLAWRPLTANLSVEGIVLLVVGGVLYTVGTVFYMWRSFPFHHAVWHLFVLGGSVTHFFAILLYVLP; this is translated from the coding sequence ATCGCAACGACACACACGTACACGCGGCGGGAAGAAGTAGCGAACGCGATCACACACGGGATTGGTGGATTACTTAGTCTAGCGGGGCTCATCCTACTTATCGTCTTCGCTTCGTTAAAAGGGACAGCGGTGCATATCGTCAGTTTTACCGTTTACGGAGTCTCGATGTTGCTACTGTATACAGCTTCGACTCTCGTCCACAGTTTCCCAGAGGGGAAGGCGAAGGATATATTGGAGATTATGGATCACTCTTCCATATATATTTTTATCGCTGGCACGTATACGCCGATCGTTTTAACGGTATTAGATGGAACCTTAGGATGGACTCTATTCGGGATCGTTTGGGGCATTGCTCTGTTCGGAGTCGTCTTTAAGTTGTTCTTCACGAAAAAGTTTTTGTTCACTTCGACGCTCATTTATATCGCCATGGGGTGGATCATCGTCCTTGCGTGGCGACCGCTAACGGCAAACCTTTCTGTTGAAGGGATCGTTCTACTCGTCGTCGGTGGTGTTCTGTATACGGTCGGTACGGTGTTTTACATGTGGCGTAGTTTTCCGTTTCACCACGCGGTGTGGCATTTGTTCGTCCTCGGCGGGTCGGTGACGCATTTTTTTGCTATTTTACTGTATGTTTTGCCGTAG